From Onychostoma macrolepis isolate SWU-2019 chromosome 05, ASM1243209v1, whole genome shotgun sequence, one genomic window encodes:
- the f2r gene encoding proteinase-activated receptor 1 yields the protein MLRIVVLMGLLAVEGSAAVLPKNESFIRTFSGFFLTVTDEPIDFLDVQEGSGSGSGPVSKPKKDHHHHHVAKKTYHISPEASSFLTGRLLTAVIPTIYIIVFIISAPLNLLALVMFVRKVRPKKPAAIYMINLACADLLFVLVLPFKIAYHYNGNNWIYGAGMCRFVTAAFYCNMYCSVLLMMCISVDRFMAVVYPMDSLTWRSPQTASVVCAAMWLLSIGGVMPLLISNQTIHLPDLGITTCHDVLDLHHLREYYLYFFPIISSLFFFIPLIFSTVCYARIIQALCAANVENRAKKTRAVFMAVTVFSVFVICFAPTNIILLSHYVQFAHKHSEASYAAYLVSTCIGSISCCLDPLMYYFGSSQCQKQVLAVLKCQGASGIERSAQFTSTTRSSKLETFKSSVSNQYRKLMA from the exons ATGTTGCGGATTGTGGTGTTGATGGGGCTGCTGGCTGTGGAGGGCTCTGCGGCTGTGCTGCCCAAGAACG AATCGTTTATTCGGACATTTTCTGGTTTTTTCCTCACCGTCACCGATGAGCCAATTGATTTCCTTGACGTGCAGGAGGGCAGCGGCTCCGGCTCGGGTCCAGTCTCCAAACCCAAGAAAGatcaccaccaccaccatgtGGCTAAAAAGACTTATCACATCTCTCCGGAGGCCTCCAGCTTCCTCACAGGCCGCCTGTTGACCGCTGTCATCCCAACAATATACATTATAGTGTTTATCATCAGCGCTCCTCTAAATCTGCTGGCGCTGGTCATGTTTGTGCGCAAAGTGAGACCGAAAAAACCGGCGGCGATTTATATGATAAATCTGGCTTGCGCCGACCTTCTGTTCGTCCTGGTGCTCCCGTTTAAGATAGCCTACCATTACAACGGAAATAACTGGATATACGGGGCCGGCATGTGTCGTTTCGTCACGGCTGCCTTCTACTGCAACATGTACTGCTCTGTGCTGCTGATGATGTGCATCAGTGTGGACCGCTTCATGGCTGTCGTTTACCCGATGGATTCGCTCACCTGGCGCAGTCCGCAAACCGCGTCCGTCGTGTGCGCCGCCATGTGGCTGTTGTCCATCGGCGGCGTGATGCCTTTGCTAATTTCCAATCAAACCATCCACCTACCTGACCTGGGCATTACCACCTGTCACGACGTCCTTGACCTCCACCACCTCCGCGAGTATTACCTGTACTTCTTCCCCATCATCTCTTCGCTTTTCTTCTTCATCCCGCTCATTTTCAGCACCGTCTGCTACGCGCGCATCATCCAAGCCTTGTGCGCGGCCAACGTGGAAAACCGCGCGAAAAAAACGCGGGCTGTCTTTATGGCCGTAACGGTCTTTTCTGTTTTCGTCATATGTTTCGCGCCCACAAACATCATCCTGCTGTCGCATTACGTACAGTTCGCGCACAAGCACAGCGAGGCGTCCTACGCCGCGTACTTGGTGTCCACGTGCATAGGGAGCATCAGCTGCTGTCTAGACCCTCTCATGTACTACTTCGGATCGTCTCAGTGCCAAAAACAGGTTCTCGCCGTTCTCAAGTGTCAGGGAGCGTCAGGCATCGAGAGGAGCGCACAGTTCACCAGCACCACCAGGTCAAGCAAGCTGGAGACTTTTAAAAGCAGCGTGAGCAACCAGTACAGGAAGCTGATGGCATGA